DNA from Victivallaceae bacterium:
CAATCATACTGTCGTTTGTGGGGCTTTGAACTGTCGTCCGGGTTTAATAACTGCTTTTGCCAAACCAGGAGCCGTTTTAAGAATCAATCAAAGCCCTTTAATTATCAAAAAAACGCAACTCAGAGGTATCGAATCAGCAGGCATGTTGTGTTCCTTCGAAGAGTTATTCCCCGATTCAGAAACTTCTTCAGGTATTATGGAATTATCGGAAGATACGCCTCTAGGTGAAGACTATTCTCTTTTAATCGGAGATCCGATAATCGAAATCGCTTTAACTCCCAATCTCGGTCATTGCTGTTCTCTTATGGGCTTGGCTCGAGAAATAGCTCCTTTAATAAACAATACGTTTTCCGTTCCGGATTTCTTATCGATTGACGAAAAATTACCCGAAATTCATGAAAAAAGCCTAGCGGAACAAGAAGCCGATGCATGTCCTTTTTACGTAGCTGCGCAAATAGACGACATTCCTAATCAAGAATCTCCTTCACAACTGAAGGACTTATTAAGTTATTTCGGAATAAAATCGGTAAACCCTATTGTTGACATCACCAATTTCATTATGTCGGTTACCGGTCAACCGATGCATGCTTTCGACGCTTCACGTGTTGATATTCTATCTTTAAGGGTGAATAAAATTCGTGAACCTCAATCCGTTACGTTATTGAACGACAAAAAAGTCGTTTTAAAACCCGGGACCGTGGTTGTAGAGGACGATTTTCACGTTTTGGCAATAGCGGGTATCATGGGCGCTGCAGATTCCTCCGTTACAAGCACAACGAATCGCGTGGTTTTAGAGAGTGCCTACTTTTTTAAGAAAGACATTCGATTTACTGAAAATTATCTTCAACTGTATACCGATGCTTCCTATAGATTTTCCAGAGGAACGGACCCGGAACTGCCTTTGCAAGCCATGAAGATGGCTCTTTCTTGGCTCTCTCGAAATTTCCCCGAAATCAAAATTAAAGCCATAGAAACGAAAAAATCAAATTTAACCGAAAATAAGACAATTATTTTTCGAAACCGAAAAATGAATGTCTTACTTGATTCGGCCCTCACCTGTAACGAAACCGCCGATATATTCCGACGACTTAATTTTGAAGTTATTCAAACCTCCGATGAACAATTAACGGTTAGAGCACCTTCTTATCGGCATGATATTAACGAAGAAGTGGATTTGATTGAGGAAATATCCAAAATCATAGGACTGCCGAACAATAATGAACCCGATACCTCAAAGAATGCGAAACTTTATCCGCCGTCTCTTTGGGAAACAAAAAAAGACCTAAGGTCTTATATGGTTGCCCAAGGATTTTATGAATTTTATACTTGTGATTTATTAAAACAAGATGAAACGGAGCTTATTAATAAAGAGGACCGAGACGAAAATCTCGTTACCATCTCGACATCCAAAAGTTCAATGTTTTTAAGACCAAGTTTGCTTCCGGGTTTATTACGGTCAACCGCTTTTAACATTCATAGGAACGCTTCGACAATTCGTTGTTTCGAAATCGGAAAAGTCTATAAAAAAATCAATTCGAACTTTATCGAAGAGGAAAGTTTTGCGCTTCTGATCACCGGTCTGAAAGATCCGGAAAGTTGGAACCGCAAAAACTTAAAAACTGATTTTTTCGAACTGAAAGGTATCGTAGAAAATATATTCGATAAATATGCATTGACTCCTGATTTCATTCCTTCTCAATACGAATACTTTCACCCTTACCAACAAGCGGATATTCGTATAGGAAAGAATCGCTTAGGGAAAATCGGTTCGATACATCCCGAATTTCTATTGATTCCGAACATTAAACAAGAAGTGTTCTTTTTCGAGTGTTTAATTAAACCTTTCGTTAAGGCACCGAAAAATAAAATCATGCAACCGATTTCCGAATTTCCGGGATCAACGAGAGATGTGACTTTATCGGTCACCAATGATTACCCGGTGAAAAAAATAATCGCCTTTTTAAACAAACAACTATCTCCTCTTTTGGAGTCCATTAGAATTAAAGACATTTATTGCGATGACTTTATTGTCGGGAACGAGTGGAAAAACGTTACTTTAACAATGACCTATAGAAGTTTGTCCGGAAATTTATCCGCTCGAGAAATCGATGACGAATATGAAAAACTAATGTCCGCTCTCCTTAACAAATTATCCGAAGACAAGATTTTAAAACAATTTCCGACTTGCGATTGAAACACGCTTCTAAACATATCGAAGTTACAAAAACAAATAGTTATTGATTTGCTATTAAAAAATCTATAAAACTCAACATGGATTGAGGTTTATGACCGACGGTAGTAATATTGTGTCGGGAAAATACTTCCCAAAGAAATTGCTTTTGATTTTAAAGAGTTTAAAAATGAAATTGTTATTCGGTTTTTTAATATTTTTAACTTTCTTCTCAGTCAGCGATGCCGCTATTCGCAGTGATCAGGCGATTAAAGAAGTTTATCGGCATAGTTACGGTATTATTATTTCAAGAGACGAATGGATCCGTCGGGGGAAAGACGGTAGTATCACTAAACTCTTAAAAGACGGAACAACCGTCAGCGAATCCTATTTCCAAGGGCTGTTGAATGGAGAAGTCATCGTTTCTTACCCTCATTCCGCAACTATTGCTTTAAGAGAACAATATGAACATGGCGTTTTACTTTCACGTCGCCATTTCTTCATTAACGGATTACCCAAACAAGAAGAAATTTTCAACAGTGATGGGTCGATAATCATTTCAAGTTGGAAAGACGATGACATTGCACATACTCCTCCTTTCATTACGGAAACTTTTTCCGATAGAAAATTGATAAGCGGAACTTATATAACTCCCGTCGGAGAGAAAGTTCACATCGTCGACGGTGAGGGCATACGTCCTTGTTATTCCGCCCAAGGCGAACTCTTATCGGAAGAAGCTTTTAACCAAGGTTCTTTGGTTCGTAAGACGTCTTATTATCCGAATAGAGACCCTGCCTCAGTCACACAGTATCAAAACGGCGTGATTCACGGCATCAGACAGACTTTTTTCCTCGGAGGTATTCCCAATACTCTTGAAGAATGGCGTAACGGCATACAAGACGGAGTTACTTTCGTTTTTAAAAACGGACACCGTGTTGCCGATATTCCTTTTGTTAAAGGGATACGAAAAGGTATGGAGATTCGTTATAACGATAAATTCGAAATTGTAGAAGAAGTTTCTTGGAAAAACAATCAGCTGCATGGAACTCGTAAGATCTACAATCAAGGAACCCTAAAAAAAGAATGGTACCATCAGGGGAAACCCGTTTCCAAAGCCAAATTCGAACGGTTGAATTTTAAGGCAACGAGCTAAGTTATAAGGCATCTTTATAGATTCGGATTGAAACATCGTTCTTATTGTCTCAAACCTTATCAAGCATGTCATGGGTCTGTTTCTATCTTCAGTACCTCATGTTCAACCGGTTACTGAAACCGGATAAGAATCGATTAAGATAACCTCTTAATAGTCGCTTCGATTTTTTCTTACATCGACCTATGTTTTGACTATATGAAAAAAAAACAATTTCCTTTCAATAATCCGAAGGTTTTCTTAAAACCGCAATTCTCAAAACTTGTTTATCGGATTTCAGATCTCATTACCGATAAAAATTCCGTATTCTTAATCTCTCAGTCTAGGATCAAGAGCATCTCTAATACCGTCTCCGGTTACAGCAATGGCAATCAGTAAAATTGTTAATAAGGTTGCAGGTGGCCATAACAAATAGCTTTCCGAAGGAAAGGAATTCACTCCCTCACGCATCAGAGCACCCCACGACGTAGTATTTTCTTCTCCAAGCCCCAGAAAAGTAAGCCCCGCTTCACTACTGATTGTTGCCATCATCGTGAAGGGGAAAAGAGCTATGATGCAACTGAAGACGTTCGGTAAAATTTGAAACAGCATAATATTACAATGACTATAACCCATACTCTTTGAAGCCAGAACATAAGGTAGTTCCCTTTCTCTTAAAACTTCCGCTCTGACATATCTGGTAAATCCTGTCCACCCGAACAAACCCAAAACCAACGTATTAACAAATAAAGATTTAATCTGAGAAATCGAAATCAGCAAAAGCAAAATAAACAATACCGGCATTGTCTCCCATATTTCAACAAAGCGAGATCCGATAATATCCACCCAACCTCCGAAGTAACCGGAGATTAAACCGATAGCAATACCTATGATTAAAGATACCGTTACGCCAAGAAATCCGACGACTAAGCAAATTCTTATTCCGAATAACAAAGAAGCCACGAGATCGCGACCGTTGGCACGACTCATCTCCCACCAAGGCAAATACTTGTTAACATCTCCTGACATGCCCGTGTCTTCTTCCCAATGATGTAACCGAAAAAACGGTTTCAATATAATCCTACAATCAGCTGAAGCGTCATTCAGCCAAACCAATTTATCTTCTATAAAAGCAACGGCACTTTTTGTTTTGACGTACTCTTCTAAAATTTTTCTATGAAAAATGACCTCTTGTTTTACGGATTCCGACACTTTAAGAATATCATTTAAAACACGTGCGTTGTCGTCAATTTTGTCGGAGGGAAAAACATAAGATAATTTATGTTCATGTTCGGCTCTGGCTAAAGCCATCAAATAAGGCGTATATTTAGCGGAAGCGATCTCCCATTTCAACAAATGATCCTCGTAAGAAGACTCCAAATTGGCTAATGTTTTATGTAAACGTCGAAGTTTTGCCCGATCGTGTTTATCATCGAGAAATTTCAAGGTCGGTAAGGGTCTGTTTTCTTTCGTTTCGAAAGCTACGGTATATTTTTGTAAATTATCGTGTCTAAGATTTTTAGAGATCGATTTCAGTACGAGACCGAGACGGTTGTAATTACTGATAAATTTTTTTTCGAACTCCCACGTACGAAAATCTTCCGGCAAGACGATTAATTCCTCTCTATCCTTATTATCAGCCATTAATTCGTTGATCTCTTCGGTCCTGAGTTTTTGTAAAATTTCATTTTCTCCCGGATTTTTAACAACTCCCGCATTTACTAATAAAAAAAAGAATAATTGCAAAAAGACAGAAATGCCCAACCATGTTTGTCTATGCCATTTTTTACTTAAAATTAGTAATCCGGCTATCATCAAAGGCAAAACAAACATGAATACGTTAAAAAATAGATCTAAAGGCTTTGTATAGAAGCCTTTAAAAAACAAAAATCTGAGAAAAGGAAAATAATATTCTCCTCCCCATCGAACTATAAAAGGCTTGCTGCAAGCAAAGAAAGGAGCATATACACCTATTAAAGATAATATTATGAAAACGAGCAAAGCTCCGAAAGCCGCTCGATTCTTTTTAAATCTAGAAAAAAAAGACTTAAAGAAAGAGTGTCTGCTATCCATATCTTTCCAACTCCTTCCTAATAGCGCTGATCGGGACGAATTCTCGGATCCAACAACGCATAACTAAGATCCCCCAAAAGATAACCAAGTAAAGACAAGCAAGAACCCGCCAGAACGGAAAATAAAATAACGTTATGATCGCGGTCTAGTACGGCTTGATAAAAAAATCTCCCGAACCCGTTAATTTCAAATAATGTCTCTACAACTAAAGCTCCCCCTAAAATAGCTCCTAAAGAAGAAGCCAATGAAGTCACTAGAGGAATAGCCGCGTTTCTTCCAACATGTTTCACGAGAATATCCAATTTTGGTAATCCCTTGGCAACGGCCGTTCTTACATAATCCTGTTTCAAAAGATTTAAAAATATACTACGCGAAAATCTTGATTGTGAAGCAAAGGCTCCGTAACTCACGGCAATGAACGGAAATACGCAATGAGTCACTATATCGATAAGTCTTCCGAACGATGAAAGTTGATCGAAAATTTCCTTGGAAGAATATAAATCGGCATAAGGCACCGGTATGTTCGTAAAAGGGATTGTCTTATTAATAGCAAAGTTTTCGATCATCCAAGGAACAGCTACGAACACGGGAACCGAAAACAGGATCAGAAATAAAATGTTAAGAATATGATCCGGCCACTTATTTCGATAAACAGCCATGATCATGCCGAAAATCTGACATAATACAAAAACGAAACACATAGGTAACACCGAAAGAAGCAAAGAATACTTAATTCTTTTCGTAACCTCATCAATGACCGGTTTATTGGTATCCGATCTTAACGAACCGAAATCCAAACGAACAATCTTCGATAAATAACGGCAAAGGCGAGTTTCGAAAAAAAAGATTTTATATTTCTTGACCCCTTTAAAAACAAAGGCGTTATATCCGCCCTTTTTATCAAACCATTCCCTCAACGCCTGATAACGTTTTTCGAAAGATTCGAGATCTTCTCCTTCTCGGCTTAGTAATTTTAATAATAAAGCGCCATCTTCCGACACTTCACGATTATAACAAATTTGCTCAGGAGTTAAATTAAAGCCCGTTATTCCCGATTTTAAACCGCCCCTGATAAAGAGGTCGGCGGCAATACTTCTATAGGCTAAAGAAGCCGATGCATTACTTGCTTCAAACAATAATATCGGCATTATGTATCGAGCCCGATCACCCCATCGCACTCTCAATTCCGAAAAAGAAACTTTAGTTGCCGCAGGGTTATCTTTTGATTTTTTCAAATCGGAAATCGCTTTTTTTACTTGGGCGTGGGATATGGCCGGGTAATTATTAAAAAGAATGGGTAGAGTCAAACCGTAATGCTCCCTAAAAAGAAGGTGCCTATCCGGTCCCTTATAAATTTTCATTCTATCTGATTTTCCGGCCTCCCCGAAAAAGTCCCCCCCTTTATCTTCGCAAGAGTCTCCCGGAGCAAAATTAAGGATAATGAAATTAACGAGAATGATGACGCATAACGTCACCGGGAGCAAAAGAATTCTTTTTAAAAAATAATTTAACAATCCTATTCTCTCCTATCTATCCACAAAATGGTATAGTTGATTTCTTGATCTTCGGCTCCGGGTATAAGATCTTTTCTAATCTTAGGGACGAAAATATTTTTTACGTAGTCTCTGTAAACAATTGTGGTTTTACGGGAACACAAGAAAGTATAGGGAGATTCTTCATGAATTTTTTCATGGAGTCGATAATAGATTTGCTTACGTTTAGTCCTATCGTATTCATAAGTCAATCGATCGATCAGAGCATCGACTTCAGGACAACTGAATCCGACCATATTGGCGGACCCTTTCAAATAAGCTCCTTCGGAATGCCATAGGGCTCTCGGATCTTCGGGAGGAGGGCCCATACACCACCCCATTGATAAAGCATCGAAACTTTTATCTTCGAATTTCTTGGATAAATCGGCCATGCTTAATCCTAAAATACGACAATCGATACCTGCCGATCGCAGAGACATGGATATTTGTTCAACCAAAGCTTTGGAAGAACCGCTTTGAACAAAATAACATAAGTTAAACTTGAAGGGCACTCTGACTCCTTCTATTTCCTTTTCCCGTATCCCATCTCCGTCGGTATCGATCCATCCCTCATCTTCCAATAATCTTTCGGCCTCTTCCGGGGAAAAACACCAATCCTCAATATCCGAATTATATGAAGGAGAGAACAATGAAAAAGGACCGGTAATCGCATAGGCATATCCATTAAATATTTGCTCAATGATCCTATCCTTATCTATGAGCATATTCAATGCCTGTCTAACCTTAGTACTCTCAAAAAATACTGTTTGGAGATTCCATCCGATATAACAATATCCGTTATCCGCACTCACTATTTCTTTAACGGCTGCCCCTTGTTCTACCTGAGTTCGATAAGCAGCGGAACGCATGAACTCCTTAAAACCTTCCCTATGATTCGGTGTTAAAAAACACAGATCCAATTTTCCCGTTTTAAAATCGTTAAATATGGCGTCGCAACTGTCTTTCAGCATAACCGTTACTTTTTCAACCAAACACTTCAACGGCTGATAATGATTCGGATTACGAATAAAGGATATGCAATGATCATCAAACCCATTAAAAATATACGGACCTACACTGACGATGTAATTTCCTGCCCAATGAGTCGTAAAATTTTGGGCCCACAAAGAATTATTTTGATAAGTTAAAGGATCTCGGTCATCTTCGACGATTTTATTTCCGTCTGAAAAATATTGATAAACAAATCTCGGTAACGGACGAATGTAAAGCGTCTTCTTAAATGCTCCGTACTGTACCTTATTCTCCTCTTCTCCTTCATCGTTGATTGTCACATGAGATTTCCATCTTACGATAAATGCATGATCGTCGATGACGGAAAAATCAACGATATCTTCGAAATCACTTCTGAGCGATACAGCTTGCATTTCTGAAATATAAGGATTCATCACGACGTCATAGAAAAATTTAAAATCGTGGGCAGTAAGAGGATGTGGTTTTTGAAAAACATCATCAAGAACAAAAGATTTCGGGAAAAAATCAGGATTAAGCGGTTGCCAATAAATGTCTTTTCGTAAAAAGATTCGAAACTCTTTCTCTCCGCTGCCGTCGTTTGTGCTATGTTCTTCGATTTTAAGCGCCAACTCCGGAGCAAACTCTTCAAATTTGCCGACATGTAAAGCGGCTAATCCGGGAACACATTGATCATAGAAAGCCACTACCCGATGAAATCCGTTGAAAGGATTTAAATTATCCGGACGACCTACGCATGCCAATCTCAAAGTACCCGAAGGTTGCAAATCGTTACTTAAGAGATTCGGAAGCGTATTCTCCAAATAGGGGTCCTCGGACAAAATATTCGGATAAACAGGATCTCCGCAAATAACGGTTGATTCCGGTTTTCGGAGATTCGCAATTTTAAGATCGGAATAATTCTCTTTAATATGATTTTTAGATACAACGTTAAGTAGCTCCTTAACATCATCTCTTAAACCGTCCACGCCGATTTTTAAGGATTTAACGTCTCTTTCAACCAAATCCGATGACCAATACAACAAAATCAAAACTAGGACTAAAACCAGGCTCAGCACTTTGTATAAAAAAAAACTTTTCTTCATAAGGCTACTGCTTCTCGCTCCTTTTCGGTAAGAAAATCGGCGATTTCCCAAATAAAGAGGTTATTATTAAATAATAGAAAATTACAAGCAACACGGTCTTTTTTAAAAAGAAACAAACGGAAGCACTGTTTGTTTTAAAGATTTAAAATACGAAACAGGAAGAGGGCTGCTCAAAAAAAAAGCCCCAGTCTAGGGGCTTTAAAAAATATCTTACCGAAATAAAAACTCGGAAAAATATATGAACAAAAAAACCGACTCAATCGAAGTTTTCCGTTCTAGTCAACTGCTTCTTCTTTATCCGAATTGTTGTTTTCTTCACCTTTTTCTTTTTCAGGGCAAGTCGTTTGATCACATTCTTCATCGGTCAACAATTCTTCGGAGAATAAGACTACCTGACTTTCCAACCCAAATCTCGCAGACTTAGACGAATCCAATCTAACTTTCGAACCGGCCATTCCTTGAGGAACTCCAAATACCAATAAAGCCAAGGCGGCTAAAACCAATTTTTTCATAATCATTCTCCTTATTTAAATCTCACAACATTCTCAAACTCAGTCATTCGTTCATCAAACAACCGAATTTCTTGAAACCGCTTTCCCAATTTTTTTCTGTCGGAAACGCACGCGTGAAGGAGTATAGAGGATATTCATTGCAAAAACAATCACTATTTCAACATGAAATATTTTTTTTTAATTTGCTCTAACGGACCTTGAGAATGTTGAACATCCTTATAGGGAATCAAAAATAAACCGATAAACAAAAAAATCAATCCGACAACCAAAATGAAAACGGTTAGGCAAGTGCTCGAAAAAGACAACGCACGACACATCGTATCCAAGTACCAAGCAAAATTATACACTATCTTTGAACAAGAAAAGTTTCCGGCTAATCCTTGTAGGCCTACTAATCCTATTAAAGCCGTACTGATCATCGAAATGCCGACTAGGGATATCGATAAGGCAATAACCATCTTCCGCGAACGATCTTTTTGCTGCCAAGAAGCGGATACTCGTGACGCAAATTCTTTTAAAGGAGAGACACTCGATAAAGAAAGAGTCAAAAATCAACCAAATTAAAAAAAATAAAAATTAATTATAAAATACTAGTAAATAAAAAAAGAACCATAAAAATTAATAAGTTTTTGAGATTTATTATAATTAATTTTTTTTAAAATTTCATATATTCTAAGTCCGGAAGAATTCATCCCCTGTCTAAAATATAACATGCCTAATTTAAACATTATGTCTTCGTCGGAAGGCCTTAAATTCAATAAGATCTCGTATTGACTGATCTCTTCCTCCGGCATTTGCAAATCGTGATAACTATAGGCCAGTTGAGTATGAACCCATGTATTACCGGGAAAATAATCATTTAAAATTTTAAATTCTTCAATAGCTCTCTCTGCACAGTTTCGAAATTTATCTCGAGTTTCATTTGAATACCTCGTTTCCGGAATCCAATCTTCACCTTCAAACTCCGGATATTTTCGAGGATCGGCGTATAAACCGGAAAGCAATACGAAAGCATCGGCCAAGGAAGCATGTGCTTTTAAATCAATCGGCTCTTTCTTCACAGCATTCAAGTGTAAATCAACAGCCCTTTCCAGTAAATTTTCACGAAAATAAACCACATCTTTCCAAAAACAAAAGCCACTGACCTTACGAAGGAAAGAAGGAGCTCTTATGAAGAAACTCCATGATTGTAACAATGCATATTCCCAATCCTGAAGCCTGACGGCTAAACTTTGAGCGGCCGATGCCAACAAAATCTGATGTCGATAACTGTTCTCTTTATAACCGATGATTTCCTTAACTTTATTAAGATAAAGCTCACTTAAAGACTGCCTGATTTCCGGCTTTCGAGAACGCAAATAAAGACGTAAAATCAAGAAACCAAAAAACGTCAGAAAAAAACAGGCCAAAACAAAAGCAGGAAGAAACGTTTTTCCGGAAATAATACAGGCAGACAAAAAGATCCCTGTTTCAACAAGCATAAGCGAAAAAGCAACGACATGAAAATAAAAATAGCGAAACAACGATGATTTCAATTTTTTTTTAATGAAAAACCAGAGTATTTCTACCTTTTCTTCATAGCCTTTGCGTTCCCTAACCAACCCATCCGTAACATGAGTTTTAAAGGTACCGGTCATAACATACTCTATTCATATTTCAAAGGCTGGTTCGTTACTTTTTTACGACTTCCGGAGAACCTTGCATAACTATATAAAAATTCGTAGACTTTAAGGGACACAAGAACCGAACACGAAAACCGCTTACAAGTCAATAACAAGGCTAATAGTAAGCACTAATTAAACAAGCGGTCAAGGAGAAATGCCTTTTAAACACTTTTTTTATCGGATACATTCGGATACATAATGAAGGCTTATGTTTTAGCTAACTTCGGAGGGCCTAAAAATACGGAAGACGTCTTTCCTTTTCTGAGAGCTCTTCTTACGGATCCGTACCTGACCGGAAATTTTCGTCCTTTATGTCTTCACCGTCCTTTCTTTACTTTAATAGCAAAATTAAGAACCAAAAAAGTTTCCGCCCTCTATCAAACCATAGGCGGTAAATCTCCTATTTATCGCGACACAAATTTTCTGGCACAAAAACTACGCTTAAAATTACAAGTTCCGGTAATCCCCTTTCACCGTTATCTTCCGGATACTCATGAAGTGTTTTTGGAAGAGTTGCGGTCTTTATTGCAAAAAAAATACAAAATAACGGTTCTTCCTTTATTTCCCTATTTCACTTACTCAGTAACCGGAAGTATTGCGCATTTTTTTTCGAAACATCTCGATTCGAATGGCCTTGAATGGATTAAATCTTTCGGAAATCATCCGGCATTCGTATTTTCGCAAGTCAAACATCTATCGCAATATCTGGAAAAACGAAAATTAACACCCAAAAATTGCATACTTATCTTCTCTGCTCACGGAATCCCCAAATCCTTTGTTTTGTCGGGAGATCCTTACGTACGAGAATGTTCGGTTTCCTTTCAAAAGATTGCGTCTTACTTCCCTGAGTCCGACAATATACTCTGCTATCAATCCAGATTCGGCCCGGCAAAATGGGTGACTCCCTATACGGAAGTCGTATGTCAGCAATTGATTGCCTCAAAGAATAAAAAGAATGCCGTTATCATTCCTTTCGGTTTTCTTTCCGACCATCTGGAAACTCTGTATGAGATAGAAAAGCTATATCTACCCTTACTCCGAGAAAATGGGTTTAATGCTTATAGACTGCCTGCTTTAGGGAAAACGGACATCTTACCGAAAGCTTTAACGGAAATTATTCGCACGACAAAAAAAGTAAAAACCGAAAAGCTTCTCAAAAATATTTAAGGAACTTCATAGACCGCTTTTAAGTTAGCGTATTCTCCGTTGTTCTTCAATTTCGTCAACCCTCGATTGAAGACGCGGATTAAGTGACTTTCCTTATCTTTAACAACCATAAGACGTATACCGTCAGAAGTCAAGGGCTCGGAAACAATGTCGAGATCCCGTTGATAGACTGTCGAGATTAAATTTGAAGCATTAAGCGCCGGAATTAAAATGGCATCATATTTTCCTTGCAACAGCTCCTCACATGCATTCGGGATATGATCAAACGTCAAAATAACGGCATCCGGAATCTGTTGTGCCTCTACAGATGAAGAGTCGAAAAGATACGCTCCTATCGTTTTTCCGTTTAACGAGTCGAAAGTTCGAAAAGTGCTTCCCTTTTTAACGACTAAAACAGGACCTGTCAATAATAAGGGTTCGGAAAATTCATAATAATCAAGCACATCATATCCCGGCAACGTACAAGTAAATATGCCGGCCACTTGACCTTGGTTTAAACATTCTTTTAAACGAACCCAATCCAAATTAACGATACTACAATCAAAATGCTCTTCTTTTCCGATGGAATCGGAAAGGACATTCACGAAAGCGTTAACGTTAGGAGTAAATAATCCGAATTGATAAGGGAACCATGTGACATCGCGACCTATCATCACTTTTTTGGAA
Protein-coding regions in this window:
- a CDS encoding ABC transporter permease subunit codes for the protein MDSRHSFFKSFFSRFKKNRAAFGALLVFIILSLIGVYAPFFACSKPFIVRWGGEYYFPFLRFLFFKGFYTKPLDLFFNVFMFVLPLMIAGLLILSKKWHRQTWLGISVFLQLFFFLLVNAGVVKNPGENEILQKLRTEEINELMADNKDREELIVLPEDFRTWEFEKKFISNYNRLGLVLKSISKNLRHDNLQKYTVAFETKENRPLPTLKFLDDKHDRAKLRRLHKTLANLESSYEDHLLKWEIASAKYTPYLMALARAEHEHKLSYVFPSDKIDDNARVLNDILKVSESVKQEVIFHRKILEEYVKTKSAVAFIEDKLVWLNDASADCRIILKPFFRLHHWEEDTGMSGDVNKYLPWWEMSRANGRDLVASLLFGIRICLVVGFLGVTVSLIIGIAIGLISGYFGGWVDIIGSRFVEIWETMPVLFILLLLISISQIKSLFVNTLVLGLFGWTGFTRYVRAEVLRERELPYVLASKSMGYSHCNIMLFQILPNVFSCIIALFPFTMMATISSEAGLTFLGLGEENTTSWGALMREGVNSFPSESYLLWPPATLLTILLIAIAVTGDGIRDALDPRLRD
- a CDS encoding toxin-antitoxin system YwqK family antitoxin, with protein sequence MTDGSNIVSGKYFPKKLLLILKSLKMKLLFGFLIFLTFFSVSDAAIRSDQAIKEVYRHSYGIIISRDEWIRRGKDGSITKLLKDGTTVSESYFQGLLNGEVIVSYPHSATIALREQYEHGVLLSRRHFFINGLPKQEEIFNSDGSIIISSWKDDDIAHTPPFITETFSDRKLISGTYITPVGEKVHIVDGEGIRPCYSAQGELLSEEAFNQGSLVRKTSYYPNRDPASVTQYQNGVIHGIRQTFFLGGIPNTLEEWRNGIQDGVTFVFKNGHRVADIPFVKGIRKGMEIRYNDKFEIVEEVSWKNNQLHGTRKIYNQGTLKKEWYHQGKPVSKAKFERLNFKATS
- the pheT gene encoding phenylalanine--tRNA ligase subunit beta produces the protein MLIPLKLLQKCFSVSPSFSNIIKACEQIGIEIETISLKNNVDFKNVFTSRIVEVTPHPNADKLKIAVVFDGIDNHTVVCGALNCRPGLITAFAKPGAVLRINQSPLIIKKTQLRGIESAGMLCSFEELFPDSETSSGIMELSEDTPLGEDYSLLIGDPIIEIALTPNLGHCCSLMGLAREIAPLINNTFSVPDFLSIDEKLPEIHEKSLAEQEADACPFYVAAQIDDIPNQESPSQLKDLLSYFGIKSVNPIVDITNFIMSVTGQPMHAFDASRVDILSLRVNKIREPQSVTLLNDKKVVLKPGTVVVEDDFHVLAIAGIMGAADSSVTSTTNRVVLESAYFFKKDIRFTENYLQLYTDASYRFSRGTDPELPLQAMKMALSWLSRNFPEIKIKAIETKKSNLTENKTIIFRNRKMNVLLDSALTCNETADIFRRLNFEVIQTSDEQLTVRAPSYRHDINEEVDLIEEISKIIGLPNNNEPDTSKNAKLYPPSLWETKKDLRSYMVAQGFYEFYTCDLLKQDETELINKEDRDENLVTISTSKSSMFLRPSLLPGLLRSTAFNIHRNASTIRCFEIGKVYKKINSNFIEEESFALLITGLKDPESWNRKNLKTDFFELKGIVENIFDKYALTPDFIPSQYEYFHPYQQADIRIGKNRLGKIGSIHPEFLLIPNIKQEVFFFECLIKPFVKAPKNKIMQPISEFPGSTRDVTLSVTNDYPVKKIIAFLNKQLSPLLESIRIKDIYCDDFIVGNEWKNVTLTMTYRSLSGNLSAREIDDEYEKLMSALLNKLSEDKILKQFPTCD
- a CDS encoding ABC transporter permease, encoding MTLCVIILVNFIILNFAPGDSCEDKGGDFFGEAGKSDRMKIYKGPDRHLLFREHYGLTLPILFNNYPAISHAQVKKAISDLKKSKDNPAATKVSFSELRVRWGDRARYIMPILLFEASNASASLAYRSIAADLFIRGGLKSGITGFNLTPEQICYNREVSEDGALLLKLLSREGEDLESFEKRYQALREWFDKKGGYNAFVFKGVKKYKIFFFETRLCRYLSKIVRLDFGSLRSDTNKPVIDEVTKRIKYSLLLSVLPMCFVFVLCQIFGMIMAVYRNKWPDHILNILFLILFSVPVFVAVPWMIENFAINKTIPFTNIPVPYADLYSSKEIFDQLSSFGRLIDIVTHCVFPFIAVSYGAFASQSRFSRSIFLNLLKQDYVRTAVAKGLPKLDILVKHVGRNAAIPLVTSLASSLGAILGGALVVETLFEINGFGRFFYQAVLDRDHNVILFSVLAGSCLSLLGYLLGDLSYALLDPRIRPDQRY